The window TGACCATCCAGCCCGAGATGCCTTCCCGGCAGGGGGTACATTTCCCGCAGGACTCGTGGGCATAGAAGCGCACAAGGTTCCAGGTGGCGTTCACGATGCACATGGTTTTGGGGAGCAGAATCACCCCACCCGTTCCGAGCATAGAACCTTTGGCAGCGACACTCTCGTAGTCCATGGGGGTGTCCAGAATCTCATCGGTCCAGGGCATCATCGGGGTGCTTGATCCGCCAGGGATGATGGCCTTGATCTCCTCGGTGGGGCCTCCGCACCAGTCATAAATCAGTTCGCGGAAGGTGGTGCCCATCGGGAGTTCAAACACGCCGGGGCGTTTCACCGGGCCAGACACCTGATAGAGCTTGGTCCCTTTGGATTTCTCGGTGCCCATGCTGGCAAACCACTCGGGACCGTATTTGATGATGTGGGTTGCTGCACAGAAAGATTCCACGTTGTTGATGGTGGTGGGCATCCCGTACAGCCCTGCTGCGGCAGGGAACGGAGGTTTCAGGCGGGGATTGGCCCGGAGGCCTTCCAGGGAATTCATCAGGGCGGTCTCTTCACCGCAGATGTAAGCCCCTGCCCCTCTGTGCACGTAGAGGTCAAAATCAAAACCGCTGCCCTGGATGTTCTTCCCGAGCAGACCTGCAGCCCTGGCTTCCTTGATCGCCGCCCACATGCGCTCTGCAGCAAGCACGTACTCTCCGCGAATGTAGATGTATCCGACGCTGGCCCGCATGGCGTAACCCGCAATGATCATGCCTTCAATCAGCTGGTGGGGATCTTCGGTGAGCAGGTAACGGTCCTTGAAGCTTCCGGGCTCAGACTCGTCGGCGTTGCAGATGATGTAGTGCTGCCTGCCGTCCTTGAGGGGCATGAAGCTCCACTTCATTCCGGTGGGGAATCCTGCACCTCCACGTCCGCGCAGGCCGCTCTTTTTCATCTCGTCGATGATGGCGTCTGGTCCAATCTGAAAAGCCCGCTTTAACGAGGTGTACCCGCCATCTTCCTTGTAGGAGTCGATGGTGTAACTGCCCTCTTTGCCCACTCTGGCATACAGGGTGGGTTTGAAACGGGGGTCAATGCCCGAGGTGATGGGTCTGGGAGGGGCCTGGGTCATGCTTCACCTTCCACCAGTGAGGGAATCGAGGTGGCAAGGCCACCTGCGGGAAGTCCGTTGGCGAGTTCCTGCTGCCCTGCGTGAATCGGGATGGGAGGCAGGATGTCAGGGTTGAAGGGCTCTCCCCTGCGGAACTGTTCCAGCAACAACCGGATGCGCTTCTTGGAGACGCATTCGTGGTAACCCTCGTCGTTGATCTGGAGCATGGGGGCGGTTCCGCAGCTTCCCAGGCATTCCACTTTCTGGATGGAGAAAAGTCCGTCTTTGGTGACCTCTCCCTGCTGGATGCCCAGGTTGTCCACCAGGTGATCCCACAGTTCATCGCTCCCGGCAATGGCGCAACTCAGGGTGGCGCACACCTGCAGGTGGTATTTGCCTGTGGGAATGGTGTGGTAGGTCGAGTAGAAACTCATCACAGATTTGACTTCGGTGGCGGTGGTCTCCAGAAGATCAGCAATCTCCTGGATGTTCTCTTCTGGCACATACCCGAAGGCATTCTGCACTTCCCGCAGCAGGGGCATGAGGGCGCTTCGTCTGCCGCGTTCCGTGTCCGGATACCGTGAAAATATGTCCTGCACTACGTCCTGTTTGTCGGCAAAGTAACGCATGTAACCTCCGCTTTCATTCACGCCAGGGTGCCCACATCGGACCGTCGCTTTCGGTCCAGGGGACACCGTTCATTCTCAGCACCATCAGGATCTGGCCCCGGTGGTGGGCATCATGCACCAGGGCATGCTGCAGAAACATCAGGGGATGGGATTCGTAAACCTTCTGGAACCCCGCATCTGCACTCAGTTTTTCCTGCACGGCCTCCACAGCCACCTGATCCGCCTGATCCAGAATCTGCTGGATCTCCTGCAGGTTCTGGGTTCGAGGACCGAAGGTGCGCTCATCCAGCATGGTGTGCAGGTAGGTCACCTTTTCAGTCTGTTCAGGGGCAATGGTTTCCATCCAGCCTCTGCGAAAATCAATCATGTCGCACAGGTGCTGCCCGATGGTCCAGCCTCCAGCAGGGTCCCTGAGGTTCAGGTGCTCAGAGGTGAGGGCACCCAGCAGAGAGCGGTTCACCCGGGCATTTCGGCTGAAGCTTTCCAGCACCACCTGCTCGGCATTCATCGGTCCACGTCTCCCAGCACCGGGTCCACACTGGCCAGCACGGTGATCAGGTCTGCGAACTGGCAGCCCACCCCGGCCACTTCCATGAGCTGCAGGTTCACGAAGCTCGGGGCACGGATCTTCAGGCGGTAGGGCATGCTGCCCCCGTCAGAGATGATGTAATACCCGACTTCACCCCGGGCCGTTTCCACAGGAACGTACACTTCGCCTCTGGGAGGATGGAAGCCCTCGGTGACCAGTTTGAAGTGGTGAATCACTGCTTCCATGCTCGCCTCGAGTTCCTGCCTGGGGGGCAGGCTGACTTTGCGGTTGGGGTCTTTCACAGGACCGGGCTGAATCATCTCCAGGGCCTGCCGGATGATGCGGGCAGACTGCCGCATCTCTTCGAGGCGCACCATGAATCTGGCGTGGGAATCCCCCTCGATGGCGGTGGGCACATCGAATTTGTAGCGCTCGTACCCCGAGTAGGGGTTGTCTCTGCGGTGGTCAAAATCCACCCCGGAGGCCCGCAGGTTGGGTCCGGTCACGCCCATGTCCAGGCACTGCTCTGCCGTGACCTTGCCAATGCCAGTGGTGCGGGCAATGAAGATGGGGTTGTTGGCGAACATGGTGGCGTACTCGTCAATGCGGTTGTCAAACTCGACGGCAAACTTGCGCACGTTTTCGAGCCAGCCATCGGGCACGTCTCTGGAGAGGCCCCCCACCCGGAAGTAGCCCTGGTTCATGCGGTAACCGGACACTTCTTCAAAGAGGTCCTGCACCCATTCTTTTTCACGGAAGCAGTAGAACAGCAGGGTCAGGGCACCCAGGTCCAGCATCCCGGTTCCAAAGAACACCAGGTGGGAGTGGATGCGCCCGAGTTCATGCAAAATCACCCGAACATGCTGGGCACGCTCGGGCACTTCTGCCCCAATCAGTTTTTCCACACTGAGCACGTAGGCCAGTTCGTGTCCAAAGGAGTGCAGGTAGTCCGTGCGTGGAGCAAAGGTCACGTTCTGGTGGTAGGTGCGGTTCTCCATCACCTTCTCAAAGCCGGTGTGAAGGTAACCCATGTGGGGCACCACTCTGGTGATGTACTCCCCGTTCATGTGCACCACAAGCCTTAAGACCCCGTGGGTGGAGGGGTGCTGCGGGCCCACATTGAGGATCATTTCCTCGGTGTGCAGCAGGCTGGACGCCTCGCGGTCAAGCAGGGTCATTTGTGGCCTCCTTTGGAGATGTTCTGCTCAAAGACATCCACCGTGGGTGGGAAGCTTGGGGTGCTCTGGTCGCCCACGCGCTCTCCCCCCCTCCATCCGGTGAGGCCCCGGTCCTGTCCGGTGAGGCCTGCACGGAAGGCTGGTGGATCGATGAAACGCCCCTCATTGAACAGGGTCGGTGTTTCTCCGAGGGGGAAGTCCTTGCGCAAGGGATGGCCTTCAAGGTCCTCAGGGGTGAGCACTTTGCGAAGGTCCGGGTGGTTCAGGAACACAATCCCCATCAGGTCATACACTTCCCGCTCCAGGTAGTTTGCCGCTTTCCAGATGGAGTACAGGCTGGGGGCCTCTTCACTGTCTGCCAGGTAGATGCGCATGAAGATGCGTTCCCGGGTCGGGATGCGGTACAGGTTGTAGATGCAGGCAAAGCGCTTTGGACGGGCGTCCACATACTCGCTGTAATCTGCTCCAACCACATCCATCAGGACAAATCCGGCCCGCTGGAATTCACGCGCCACCCGCAACAGGTCGTCTCTTTCCACCACCACATGGTGAAGCTGACCGGTTTCGAGTTTCAGGTTCAGGCGGTCGAGGAGTTCATTTAACGGGTCCATGCGTCCACCGCCTTGAGCTTCTCTCCTTTTTCGTCGTAGGCCTCACCGCGCACTTTTTTCTGGAGCTGGGTGACCGCGTAGATCAGGGCCTCTGGACGTGGGGGGCATCCGGGAACAAAAACATCGACAGGAACCACACTGTCGACGTTCTGCACAATGGCATAGTTGTTGAACATGCCGCCTGAACTCGCACAGGCCCCCATGGAGATGACCCATTTGGGGTCGGGCATCTGCTCGTATACCCGGCGCATGATCGGTGCCATTTTCTTGGAGAGGCGTCCTGCAACAATCATCACGTCTGCCTGTCTTGGGGAGGCACGGAACACCTCAGACCCGAAGCGGGCCAGGTCGTTGCGTCCATCGGTGGAGCTCATCATCTCGATGGCACAGCAGGCCAGTCCGAAGGTGGCGGGCCACATGGAGTTGGACCGTCCCCAGGCCACCAGTTTCTCCAGGCTGCTGAAGAGGATGCCTGCGTTTTCCAGTTCCTGCACGTCTTTGGTGAAAAGATCGTTTAACGCCATTCCAGCACTCCTTTTTTCAGGATGTAGAAGTAGCCCACCAGGACCAGAATCACAAAGGTCAAGGCTTCCCAGAATGCAAACACCCCGAGTTTCTTGTAGGCCACTGCCAGCGGGTAGAAGAATGCTGTTTCAATGTCGAAGACAATGAAAAGCATGGCCACCAGATAGAAGTGAACTGGAAAGCGCTCCCGGGCACTGCCTTCGGGGTCGTTTCCAGATTCGTAGGGCATCAATTTGGTCCGGGACGGCTTTTTGGGTCCCAGAATGGCACTCACTGCAACGGCAAGCACACCAATTCCACCCGCGACGAGGAACATGATCAGGATGTTGAAATATTCCATTCTCCCTCCTACTCTCGTGCTTTTTTTCACCAATTTAGGGAAAAAAAGCACAAATACTTCCGAACCACCAACCGGGGACTTTTGCCCCACTCAAGATGCACTACAAAACGGTCAGTACAGTAATACCACAAAGCCAGGGAAAATAAAAGAATTTCCCCACCACTACGCAGAATTCAGCGCTAAACCCTTTACCAGATGAGTTTTTTCTGATAGACAACAAAGCCCTTCAGGAGGTGCTGAAAAGAGGGTCAAGGGACCTTCAGGAAAAGCCTTTAGACAACTGTCCATGACCTTCCCAGGACATTTGCTTCTGAACAGAACAGGTGACAGGCGTTGCTCCTTGTGAATGGTCTTGCTTCTGGTCTGCGGATTCACCCAGGAGAGCGTCTTCTCCCAGGCTTTACAGGTCGCAGCATAACCCTTGCTGTTCTGCTGCCACAGGGACGCTTGACTTGTTGTCCAGACCAGACCTGGGCGTTCTGGACATTTTGAAAGTGCTTTGGGAGTTGGAAGGCTTAACTTCCCTGTTGCAACACTGTATAGTTGCCATGCACCTGATAGCCCAGGCTGCGGTACAGGGCATTGGCAGCATCATTGTCGGGGTCTGCAAAAAGAATCACCTTTTTGCGTTTCTCCTGCAAAATGAAGGCACTCAGCGAGGCCATCAGCCGCCTTCCAAAACCCTTGCCCCTGGATTCTGGAGGCACATACACGAAACTGACACTCTGATAGTGCAGGGTCCAGCGGTTCACCGCAGCCACTGCAGCACACTTCTGGCGGTGCTCCAGAATGTAGAACTCCCGGTAGGTGGCATACAGCATCCTCAGGGCCTCGGTGTGGGTGAGGGTCCGGCCCCGGGTTTCCTCATTGAAATGCACCAGCCAGCCTGCCGCCTCATGGTCGTCTGGACGGAGCCTGCGAAACTCGCGGTCGACTTTCAGGTCCTGTGCTTCAAGGGTGTAGATCAGGCTGGTGCGTGGATTGTATCCCAGATCTGGAAACGCTTCCACGATCCCCTGGATGGACTTTTCAGGGCCTTCAATCAACACGGCCTCCCCGAGGAGGTCTGACGATATATATGCACAGCTTTCCAGAACCGAGACCATCAACTGGCGATGGTGGGGCTCCCACAGCACCACCCCCTGGTTGTGGGGCAGCCTGTAGGCTTCAATCTCACGGTTGCGGGCACAGGCCCAGATCAGTTTGTGGTTCAGCACCTCTTCCTGGTACAGCAGGTTTAAAGCTTCCTGATGGTCGATCCAGGTCAGGCCAGAGAAGGAGGAGGAATGGGTGGGTTGAGACATGTACACCTGATTGAAACACCCCCTTTCGGGGGGTGATGGTCTTTAGGAGAGCACCTCGACATCATCGTCTTCGTGTTTTTCGAGCGGCAAGGTGAAATAGAAGCGGGCACCTTTGCCCCGTTCGGATTCCACCCAGATGCGGCCACCGTGTTGTTCGACGGCCAGACGACAGAAGGCGAGGCCCATGCCGGTGTCAAACCGGGAGTGCATGGTGAGGCGAGATTGTTCAAAAGCCGCAAACAGGTTGGGGATGTCCTGGGCAGGAATGCCTTCCCCATTGTCGCGCACTGCGAGTTCCAGCGCACTTGCCGATGAGCGAACCACCACTTCGATGAGACCACCGGTGCGGGTGTGCTTGACGGCATTGCTGATCAGGTTGGCAAAGATGCGCCTGAGGATGTCCCGGTCCACGGGGACATGGTTGAAACGCCGGTCCACATTCACAGTGATGCGGCGTTCCTTGAGGGCAATCCCCACATCCAGCTTGGCCTGCTCAATCACCTGCTCCAGTTCATTGGGGCGAATGTGCACCAGTGAGAGCACCATCTTTCCGGCCTGCATCTTGCGCACATCCAGCATGTTGGCGGCCAGATACAGCAGGTGCTGGGACTCTTCGCGGGCCAGTTCGATCATGTTCATCAGGTCCGGGGGAATCAGGCGTTCTCCATCGTCCTTGACGATTTCCAGCAGGCCCAGAATGGCGGTGATGGGATTTTTCAGGTCGTGGACCAGCATGTGCACCAGTTGATCACGGGTGCGCTCGTCCTTGACGTGGTTTTCCACTTTTTTCTGCAGTTCTTCCACATCGGTCTGGAATTTTGACTCGCGGGTCACCCGGTCCAGCGAACGCTTGACGGCCTGGGCCAGGGTGGGAAGGCTGGTGTCTGGAGGAAGCACCACATCTGCTCCTCCTTCAAAACTGGCTTGCATTTGAGAAACCGGGACCACCGCAATCATGCGAGTGGAGCCCAGATCGGGTCTGCGGGACAGAATGGCCATCAGGTCAGGCAGAGACAGGCTGGAACTGAAGCCTTCTCTGAGCACAATGGCACTGGGCACGCCCTGGTGGGTGAGTTGCAGCAATTCTTCGGGGGTGGCAGCCCCACGCACGGGCACACCAAGCAGGCCCTGCAACTGGGGGGCATCTTGAGGAAACTGGCTTCCTAACAGCACACTACTATCCACTCACGCACCTCGGAAGAAAACGCGACACAAAAAATCCGGCACAGGTATCATTTTCAATCTAACACATTTCTTAACCCGGAAAGCCGCCGACACAGTCGGGTTCGGCAGGACTTTCCTGTACTGTGCTCAGAAATGGCTGGGATACCTGTACCTCCATTTTACTTCATTTGCCCCTTCATTTGTTTTTTGTCTGCACAGCCTGATCGTCTGACAGGAAGAAAAAACAACCTGTGGTTCATTTTCTGTTCCGATTGTCAGCTTTCACCACAAAGCCATTTCCACTTAAAGTTTCCCTGAAGAGACAGCCGTACAACTTTAATCTTGACAACAATACTGTAAGGGGTAATTCTGCTAAACTTTGCTTAACAGGCGACACCACGCCCCAGCTCACACACAACCACGAAGGGGGTCTACGGTGAACAGGTACGATGACCGAGCAAGACTGGTTTTCCATTACGCACGCGAAGAAGGCAACCGCTTGGGCCACGCTATGGTGGGTCCCGAGCACCTACTGCTCGGCCTGATGCGTGAAGGGGGCACCGCCTGTCAAATCCTGCAAGACTTCGGGTTCACCCTCGAAGGCTTACGGCGCAAGGTGGAAGAGATCATTGGACGCGGTGAAGGAAGTCGCCTGAACGACGCGCCCTCGATCACTCCCCGTGCCCGCAGGGTGATGGAGCTGGCTTCCGCAGAAGCCAAGGCCCTCGGGGCACAGGTCACAAGCACAGAGCACATCCTGCTGGGGATCATCCGTGAGGGTGATGGGGTCGCATACCGCATCCTGCAAGAGCAGGCGCGCGACGTCGACACCATCCGCTGGCGCATCATGGCCAGTGCAGACACCCGCAACAACCCCAAGCCCGTACACACGCCCTTTCTGGACGAGTACGGCCGTGACCTCACCAAACAGGCAACCGAAGGTAAGCTCGATCCTGTGGTGGGCCGCAGCGAAGAAATTCGCCGTGTAACCCAGATTCTCTCCCGCAGAACCAAAAACAACCCCGTGTTGATTGGTGATCCGGGTGTCGGTAAAACCGCCATTGTTGAAGGCCTCGCTCTGGCCATCCACGAGAAGCGCGTTCCTGCAAACCTGCAAGGTGCAAGGGTGGTGTCCATTGACCTTTCGGGCGTGGTGGCAGGCACGAAATACCGTGGTGAGTTCGAGGAACGCCTCAGACAAATCATCGATGAACTGCGCAATGCCAAAGTCATTGCTTTCATCGACGAGCTGCACACCCTGGTGGGTGCCGGTGGCGCAGAAGGAACATTGGACGCAGCCAACATCCTCAAACCCGCCCTGTCTCGCGGCGAAATTCAGGTGATCGGTGCCACCACCACTGGTGAGTACCACCGTTACATCGAAAAAGACGCCGCCCTTGAGCGCCGCTTTCAGCCCGTGATCGTTCTGGAACCCAACCCCGCAGAAACCTTAGAGATTCTGCGCGGCCTGCGTCCCCGTTACGAGGAGCACCACGGCGTGATCATTCCAGATTCCATTCTGGAACTGTCCGTCCGTATTGGTGAACGTTCCCTCCCCGGGCGCAACTTCCCCGACAAGGCCATCGACCTGATCGATGAGGCCGCCAGTCGGGTCCGCATCAACCTCAGCCTGGGGGTTCCGGTGGCAGAAGATGAAGCCGGAGAACCCGTGGTCACCCGCGAAGACCTCGAATCGG of the Deinococcus cellulosilyticus NBRC 106333 = KACC 11606 genome contains:
- the nuoF gene encoding NADH-quinone oxidoreductase subunit NuoF; this encodes MTQAPPRPITSGIDPRFKPTLYARVGKEGSYTIDSYKEDGGYTSLKRAFQIGPDAIIDEMKKSGLRGRGGAGFPTGMKWSFMPLKDGRQHYIICNADESEPGSFKDRYLLTEDPHQLIEGMIIAGYAMRASVGYIYIRGEYVLAAERMWAAIKEARAAGLLGKNIQGSGFDFDLYVHRGAGAYICGEETALMNSLEGLRANPRLKPPFPAAAGLYGMPTTINNVESFCAATHIIKYGPEWFASMGTEKSKGTKLYQVSGPVKRPGVFELPMGTTFRELIYDWCGGPTEEIKAIIPGGSSTPMMPWTDEILDTPMDYESVAAKGSMLGTGGVILLPKTMCIVNATWNLVRFYAHESCGKCTPCREGISGWMVKMYEKIVRGRGKPGDVELILDMSDNISGKSFCALADACMGPVLSSIKLFRDEYDHLVANGRPMYPTQSRWKEE
- the nuoE gene encoding NADH-quinone oxidoreductase subunit NuoE, yielding MRYFADKQDVVQDIFSRYPDTERGRRSALMPLLREVQNAFGYVPEENIQEIADLLETTATEVKSVMSFYSTYHTIPTGKYHLQVCATLSCAIAGSDELWDHLVDNLGIQQGEVTKDGLFSIQKVECLGSCGTAPMLQINDEGYHECVSKKRIRLLLEQFRRGEPFNPDILPPIPIHAGQQELANGLPAGGLATSIPSLVEGEA
- a CDS encoding DinB family protein; the encoded protein is MNAEQVVLESFSRNARVNRSLLGALTSEHLNLRDPAGGWTIGQHLCDMIDFRRGWMETIAPEQTEKVTYLHTMLDERTFGPRTQNLQEIQQILDQADQVAVEAVQEKLSADAGFQKVYESHPLMFLQHALVHDAHHRGQILMVLRMNGVPWTESDGPMWAPWRE
- the nuoD gene encoding NADH dehydrogenase (quinone) subunit D, yielding MTLLDREASSLLHTEEMILNVGPQHPSTHGVLRLVVHMNGEYITRVVPHMGYLHTGFEKVMENRTYHQNVTFAPRTDYLHSFGHELAYVLSVEKLIGAEVPERAQHVRVILHELGRIHSHLVFFGTGMLDLGALTLLFYCFREKEWVQDLFEEVSGYRMNQGYFRVGGLSRDVPDGWLENVRKFAVEFDNRIDEYATMFANNPIFIARTTGIGKVTAEQCLDMGVTGPNLRASGVDFDHRRDNPYSGYERYKFDVPTAIEGDSHARFMVRLEEMRQSARIIRQALEMIQPGPVKDPNRKVSLPPRQELEASMEAVIHHFKLVTEGFHPPRGEVYVPVETARGEVGYYIISDGGSMPYRLKIRAPSFVNLQLMEVAGVGCQFADLITVLASVDPVLGDVDR
- a CDS encoding NADH-quinone oxidoreductase subunit C, with protein sequence MDPLNELLDRLNLKLETGQLHHVVVERDDLLRVAREFQRAGFVLMDVVGADYSEYVDARPKRFACIYNLYRIPTRERIFMRIYLADSEEAPSLYSIWKAANYLEREVYDLMGIVFLNHPDLRKVLTPEDLEGHPLRKDFPLGETPTLFNEGRFIDPPAFRAGLTGQDRGLTGWRGGERVGDQSTPSFPPTVDVFEQNISKGGHK
- a CDS encoding NuoB/complex I 20 kDa subunit family protein, whose translation is MALNDLFTKDVQELENAGILFSSLEKLVAWGRSNSMWPATFGLACCAIEMMSSTDGRNDLARFGSEVFRASPRQADVMIVAGRLSKKMAPIMRRVYEQMPDPKWVISMGACASSGGMFNNYAIVQNVDSVVPVDVFVPGCPPRPEALIYAVTQLQKKVRGEAYDEKGEKLKAVDAWTR
- a CDS encoding NADH-quinone oxidoreductase subunit A, with the translated sequence MFLVAGGIGVLAVAVSAILGPKKPSRTKLMPYESGNDPEGSARERFPVHFYLVAMLFIVFDIETAFFYPLAVAYKKLGVFAFWEALTFVILVLVGYFYILKKGVLEWR
- a CDS encoding GNAT family N-acetyltransferase, producing MSQPTHSSSFSGLTWIDHQEALNLLYQEEVLNHKLIWACARNREIEAYRLPHNQGVVLWEPHHRQLMVSVLESCAYISSDLLGEAVLIEGPEKSIQGIVEAFPDLGYNPRTSLIYTLEAQDLKVDREFRRLRPDDHEAAGWLVHFNEETRGRTLTHTEALRMLYATYREFYILEHRQKCAAVAAVNRWTLHYQSVSFVYVPPESRGKGFGRRLMASLSAFILQEKRKKVILFADPDNDAANALYRSLGYQVHGNYTVLQQGS
- a CDS encoding sensor histidine kinase — its product is MDSSVLLGSQFPQDAPQLQGLLGVPVRGAATPEELLQLTHQGVPSAIVLREGFSSSLSLPDLMAILSRRPDLGSTRMIAVVPVSQMQASFEGGADVVLPPDTSLPTLAQAVKRSLDRVTRESKFQTDVEELQKKVENHVKDERTRDQLVHMLVHDLKNPITAILGLLEIVKDDGERLIPPDLMNMIELAREESQHLLYLAANMLDVRKMQAGKMVLSLVHIRPNELEQVIEQAKLDVGIALKERRITVNVDRRFNHVPVDRDILRRIFANLISNAVKHTRTGGLIEVVVRSSASALELAVRDNGEGIPAQDIPNLFAAFEQSRLTMHSRFDTGMGLAFCRLAVEQHGGRIWVESERGKGARFYFTLPLEKHEDDDVEVLS
- a CDS encoding ATP-dependent Clp protease ATP-binding subunit encodes the protein MNRYDDRARLVFHYAREEGNRLGHAMVGPEHLLLGLMREGGTACQILQDFGFTLEGLRRKVEEIIGRGEGSRLNDAPSITPRARRVMELASAEAKALGAQVTSTEHILLGIIREGDGVAYRILQEQARDVDTIRWRIMASADTRNNPKPVHTPFLDEYGRDLTKQATEGKLDPVVGRSEEIRRVTQILSRRTKNNPVLIGDPGVGKTAIVEGLALAIHEKRVPANLQGARVVSIDLSGVVAGTKYRGEFEERLRQIIDELRNAKVIAFIDELHTLVGAGGAEGTLDAANILKPALSRGEIQVIGATTTGEYHRYIEKDAALERRFQPVIVLEPNPAETLEILRGLRPRYEEHHGVIIPDSILELSVRIGERSLPGRNFPDKAIDLIDEAASRVRINLSLGVPVAEDEAGEPVVTREDLESVINSMGGVYVDERESSTLTTLEDNLRDQVYGQPEAIKALASALRRARLGLGGRTRVAASFLFVGPSGVGKTHLAKALARSLFGSERSLIRIDMSEFQEPHSISKLIGSPPGYVGHEQGGRLTEAVRRQPFSVILLDEIEKAHPDIYNTFLQVLDDGRLTDGLGRTVDFRRTIIIMTSNTGFNTGPGVGFSPVKVEDTQPLRQIFTPEFLDRLDDVIRFKSLGETELVLVARQLLSEMQEELATRDLKVRFAETVAPWLVGKLKARSSKHALGSSRQLRTVVREEIEDPLALELLEDGSELTVTVKDNHLAFDRASMDSKILA